A single genomic interval of Macadamia integrifolia cultivar HAES 741 chromosome 6, SCU_Mint_v3, whole genome shotgun sequence harbors:
- the LOC122080683 gene encoding ras-related protein RABE1c-like produces the protein MAAPPARARADYDYLIKLLLIGDSGVGKSCLLLRFSDDSFTTSFITTIGIDFKIRTIELDGKRIKLQIWDTAGQERFRTITTAYYRGAMGILLVYDVTDESSFNNIKNWIRNIEQHASDNVNKILVGNKADMDETKRAVPTSRGQALADEYGIKFFETSAKTNLNVEQVFFSIARDIKQRLAESDSKVEPQTIKISKTDPAKSSGTAPEKSACCGS, from the exons ATGGCTGCTCCTCCGGCACGAGCTCGCGCCGATTACGATTACCTCATTAAGCTTCTGCTAATCGGCGACAGCG GGGTCGGAAAGAGTTGCTTATTATTGCGTTTCTCAGATGATTCCTTCACTACTAGTTTTATTACTACCATAGG GATTGACTTCAAGATTAGGACCATAGAGCTTGACGGGAAGCGCATTAAACTGCAAATTTGGGATACAGCTGGTCAAGAGCGTTTCCGTACAATAACAACAG CTTATTACAGGGGAGCCATGGGTATATTGCTGGTCTATGATGTCACAGATGAGTCCTCTTTCAACA ACATCAAGAACTGGATTCGGAACATCGAACAGCATGCATCTGATAATGTTAACAAGATTTTGGTTGGCAACAAAGCTGATATGGATGAGACCAAGAGG GCTGTGCCGACGTCGCGAGGCCAGGCACTAGCCGATGAGTATGGTATCAAGTTCTTTGAAACG AGTGCAAAAACAAACCTCAATGTGGAGCaggttttcttttctattgCAAGAGACATAAAGCAAAGACTTGCTGAAAGTGACTCAAAAGTGGAg CCACAGACCATCAAAATCAGTAAAACAGACCCAGCGAAAAGTTCTGGTACAGCTCCAGAGAAATCTGCTTGCTGTGGTTCCTGA